A portion of the Limibacter armeniacum genome contains these proteins:
- the kduI gene encoding 5-dehydro-4-deoxy-D-glucuronate isomerase — protein sequence MKYESRYAVHPEDAALYGTEKLRNHFLIENLFTADQICLTHTHEDRYIAGGAMPVQNTLELEPVEELRCAYFLERRELGIINVGGEGVVTADGQTYFLNYKEALYVGKETKSVTFKSVDPDNPANFYLNSAPAHQTFPTKKVTKENAEIVELGSLESSNHRVINKLLVDGVIQTCQLQMGMTELKAGSVWNTMPGHVHDRRMEVYFYFDVPEDQAVCHFMGRPDETRHIWMQNKQAVISPPWSMHAGSGTSSYTFIWGMAGENLDYNDMDKFAITDLK from the coding sequence ATGAAATACGAAAGCAGGTATGCTGTACATCCAGAAGATGCAGCATTATATGGTACAGAAAAGCTAAGAAACCATTTTCTGATTGAGAACTTATTTACAGCAGATCAGATATGTCTAACTCACACTCATGAGGATCGCTATATAGCAGGTGGTGCAATGCCTGTGCAAAATACATTGGAGCTGGAACCAGTAGAAGAATTGCGTTGTGCGTACTTTCTGGAACGCAGGGAGCTTGGGATTATCAATGTTGGGGGCGAAGGTGTTGTGACAGCTGATGGGCAGACTTATTTTCTCAACTATAAGGAAGCGCTGTATGTAGGTAAAGAAACCAAAAGCGTCACCTTCAAAAGTGTTGACCCTGACAATCCTGCTAACTTTTACTTGAATTCGGCACCAGCTCATCAGACGTTTCCAACCAAAAAAGTGACAAAGGAAAATGCTGAGATCGTAGAGTTGGGGTCATTGGAATCGTCCAATCACCGTGTGATCAACAAGCTTTTGGTAGATGGCGTCATACAGACTTGCCAATTGCAGATGGGGATGACGGAGTTAAAGGCAGGTAGTGTTTGGAACACGATGCCAGGACACGTACATGACCGCAGAATGGAAGTGTACTTCTATTTTGATGTGCCAGAAGATCAGGCTGTTTGCCATTTTATGGGCAGACCAGATGAGACACGTCATATCTGGATGCAAAACAAGCAGGCTGTTATTTCTCCACCTTGGTCTATGCACGCCGGTTCCGGAACTTCCAGTTATACTTTTATCTGGGGAATGGCAGGCGAAAACCTTGATTACAATGACATGGACAAGTTTGCCATTACTGATCTGAAATAA
- a CDS encoding gluconate 5-dehydrogenase, producing MLDAFKLEGKRALVTGGTHGLGMAISTALAEAGAQLIINDINQDVLDNAVAEYKEKGIDAKGYLFDVTNEEEVSVFVLKIEEEVGPIDILVNNAGIINRVPALEMKVDAFRKVIDVDLVGPFIMSKYVGQQMVKRGEGKIINMCSMMSELGRNSVSAYASAKGGLKMLTRNLATEWAKYNIQVNAIGPGYFATSQTEPIRVNGHPFNDFIINRTPAGRWGDPGDLAGTAVFLASRASNFVNGQVVYVDGGILATIGKPYGEE from the coding sequence ATACTGGATGCTTTTAAGCTGGAGGGCAAGCGTGCACTTGTCACAGGCGGAACCCATGGGTTGGGTATGGCGATATCTACGGCATTGGCCGAAGCAGGTGCCCAACTGATTATCAATGATATCAATCAGGATGTATTGGATAATGCTGTTGCTGAATACAAGGAGAAGGGAATTGATGCGAAAGGTTACCTTTTTGATGTAACCAATGAGGAAGAGGTAAGTGTATTTGTGCTTAAAATTGAGGAAGAAGTTGGACCAATTGATATATTGGTCAACAATGCAGGCATTATCAATAGGGTTCCTGCATTGGAAATGAAAGTGGATGCATTCCGAAAGGTCATTGATGTTGACTTGGTGGGACCGTTTATCATGAGCAAGTATGTTGGTCAGCAGATGGTGAAAAGAGGAGAAGGGAAGATCATCAATATGTGCTCAATGATGAGTGAGCTAGGTAGAAACAGCGTGAGTGCCTATGCTTCTGCAAAAGGTGGCTTGAAAATGCTGACACGTAACCTGGCAACAGAATGGGCAAAGTACAATATTCAGGTAAATGCGATCGGCCCTGGTTATTTTGCGACTTCACAGACAGAGCCGATCAGGGTCAACGGTCATCCATTTAACGACTTCATTATCAATAGGACACCTGCCGGCAGATGGGGAGATCCTGGAGATTTGGCAGGGACTGCCGTATTCTTGGCTTCGAGGGCTTCCAACTTTGTAAATGGACAAGTAGTGTATGTGGATGGAGGCATCTTGGCAACGATCGGCAAGCCTTACGGAGAAGAATAA
- a CDS encoding MFS transporter, whose amino-acid sequence MEKLTDHQIEIEEKKGVGKYRYRILALLFMATTINYMDRSIMGVLGPTLIDKVFFWSDMDYAYINMGFKIAYAIGMVSMGAIIDRLGTKIGYTVAIAIWSVSGMLHAAVRPAFSMLGFTLARVGLGLGESGNFPACIKTVAEWFPKRERAWATGLFNAGANVGAVMAPLVIPFIVAENGDGWQFAFLITGAFSLLWIVLWNKVYRKPEEHPSLSKEELAYIQSDQDMTAEKEAEESKLAWKDLLPLKETWAVAFGKFMTDPVWWFFLFWGGKFLADRFGLELKGLALPMIIIFGVADLGSIAGGWLSSSLIQKGYSVNAGRKITMLICGLCVLPVAMAPHVESQWTAVALIALAAAAHQAWSANIFTVASDVFPKKATASIVGIAGMAGAVGGFLADWGVGHVLESARDAAGNLPQDAYTIPFVVAAFGYLIALGVIQLFIPKLETLKKL is encoded by the coding sequence ATGGAAAAACTAACTGATCATCAGATAGAAATAGAGGAGAAAAAGGGTGTGGGCAAATATCGCTACCGAATCCTTGCCCTTCTTTTCATGGCGACAACCATTAACTACATGGACCGCAGTATCATGGGGGTGTTAGGTCCAACCCTGATTGATAAGGTCTTTTTCTGGTCCGATATGGACTATGCATATATTAACATGGGCTTCAAGATTGCTTACGCTATAGGCATGGTAAGTATGGGGGCCATTATTGACCGTTTGGGAACCAAAATCGGTTATACGGTAGCCATTGCCATATGGAGTGTTTCGGGTATGCTGCACGCAGCAGTGAGACCAGCCTTCAGTATGTTGGGCTTTACATTGGCGCGTGTCGGACTAGGTTTGGGAGAGTCTGGTAACTTTCCTGCATGTATCAAGACAGTAGCGGAGTGGTTTCCTAAGCGTGAAAGAGCTTGGGCAACAGGGCTTTTCAATGCAGGTGCCAATGTAGGTGCTGTAATGGCACCATTGGTAATTCCTTTTATCGTAGCTGAAAATGGAGACGGTTGGCAGTTTGCCTTTCTGATTACGGGCGCTTTCTCTTTGCTTTGGATTGTACTTTGGAACAAGGTTTACCGCAAGCCGGAAGAGCATCCTTCTTTATCGAAAGAAGAATTGGCGTATATCCAAAGTGATCAGGATATGACTGCCGAGAAGGAAGCGGAAGAAAGCAAGCTGGCTTGGAAAGACCTACTGCCACTGAAAGAAACTTGGGCAGTGGCATTTGGAAAGTTTATGACAGACCCTGTTTGGTGGTTCTTCCTTTTCTGGGGAGGTAAGTTCTTGGCAGACCGTTTTGGGTTGGAACTGAAAGGTTTGGCACTGCCGATGATTATCATCTTTGGTGTGGCTGACTTGGGTAGTATTGCAGGCGGCTGGTTGTCATCTTCCCTTATCCAAAAAGGATACAGTGTAAATGCAGGACGAAAAATCACCATGCTGATTTGTGGCTTGTGTGTGTTGCCAGTAGCAATGGCACCACATGTTGAAAGTCAGTGGACTGCGGTAGCCTTGATAGCATTGGCAGCGGCAGCACATCAGGCATGGTCGGCGAATATCTTTACGGTAGCTTCTGATGTTTTCCCTAAAAAGGCAACGGCATCTATCGTTGGTATTGCGGGTATGGCAGGAGCTGTTGGTGGTTTCCTAGCAGACTGGGGAGTTGGACACGTTCTGGAATCAGCACGTGATGCAGCTGGCAACCTTCCGCAAGATGCTTATACCATCCCATTTGTGGTGGCTGCATTTGGTTACCTAATAGCGTTAGGTGTAATACAATTATTTATACCGAAGCTGGAAACACTGAAGAAACTGTAA
- a CDS encoding glycoside hydrolase family 2 protein, protein MNRKLYLLGILLIGIWSTVLGKDREVLWNSGWEYLENNLQQVNQVQGKEGWHEVTLPHTWNAFDVMDATPGYRRDTGWYRKGFDVPKDLNQGRWILYFEGVNMTAEVYVNGAKAGGHIGGYLGFEIDITDLLEKGKRNTVLVKADNSYDRSIVPSQKADFFLYGGIVRDVWLKKVNPISIKGCKVTTSNVSEKAANTSLNIELYNPTAYSGAVTLEVSLSDKDGNAVASLGKRLKISNEGHVGLALPKLKQPHLWEVNDPYLYTLQVKVKRQGEILDVISEKIGYRWFEFKEHGAFYLNGKRLLLRGTHRHEEHAGVGMAMSDAQHRKDMEQIKEMGANFVRLAHYPQDPEIYRACDELGLLVWDEVPWCRGGIGDEAWQKQTMTMLEEMIDQNYNHPSIVIWSLGNEVYWLPDYENGNDPEKINVFLKQLHGRAKALDPNRLTAIRKYPHGSEIVDVYSPSIWAGWYSGVYKTYAKAITESQQKYARFVHAEYGAASHTGRHDESPITGEGLIKTDGWNEHENQAIVTNIAKVGDWSENYAVDLFDWHLHVSENQPDFTGNIQWAFKDFGTPLRPENAIPYVNQKGIVDREGNPKDVYYVFKSYWNTDDPFCYIESKTWTERIGEKGEKKMVCVYSNASEVELLLNGKSMGRKKRDNTQFPAQGLSWEVTFSEGKNKLEAKGFSKGDQVASDKHQLQYFTSKFGGVERIKLEKMPMENGHIRMVATAVDKEGRRCLDYEKKVYFSLNGGGKLVKDFGVAGKSQVIEMANGRAWIELIPEAGKTAVIEVRNQDFKGTFLTFKTTSEIVK, encoded by the coding sequence ATGAACCGAAAATTATACCTGCTGGGAATACTGCTGATAGGAATATGGAGTACAGTATTGGGTAAAGATAGAGAGGTGTTATGGAATAGTGGGTGGGAATATCTGGAGAATAATCTTCAACAAGTCAATCAGGTTCAAGGTAAAGAAGGATGGCATGAAGTCACGTTGCCGCATACTTGGAACGCTTTTGATGTAATGGATGCTACTCCCGGATATAGGAGGGATACAGGATGGTACCGTAAGGGTTTTGATGTGCCTAAAGATCTGAATCAAGGACGTTGGATCCTTTATTTTGAGGGCGTTAATATGACAGCTGAAGTCTATGTCAATGGGGCAAAAGCTGGAGGACATATTGGAGGCTATCTTGGTTTCGAAATCGATATTACGGACTTGCTTGAAAAAGGAAAACGGAATACTGTATTGGTAAAAGCTGATAATAGTTATGACCGATCCATTGTACCCTCCCAAAAGGCAGACTTCTTTTTGTATGGGGGAATTGTAAGGGATGTGTGGTTGAAAAAAGTCAATCCCATTTCGATTAAAGGATGCAAGGTGACAACTTCCAATGTGTCTGAAAAAGCTGCGAATACTAGCCTGAATATTGAATTGTATAATCCAACAGCTTACTCAGGAGCTGTAACATTGGAAGTGAGCTTGTCTGACAAGGATGGGAATGCTGTAGCTTCACTAGGTAAGAGATTGAAAATCAGCAATGAGGGACATGTTGGTTTAGCACTTCCAAAACTGAAACAGCCTCACCTTTGGGAGGTCAATGATCCATACCTGTATACGCTTCAGGTTAAGGTAAAGCGTCAAGGGGAAATACTGGATGTGATCAGTGAAAAAATTGGATACAGGTGGTTTGAGTTTAAGGAACATGGCGCTTTTTATTTAAATGGAAAAAGGTTGTTGCTAAGAGGAACTCACCGTCATGAAGAACATGCAGGAGTAGGCATGGCCATGAGTGATGCACAACACCGTAAGGATATGGAGCAGATCAAAGAAATGGGAGCCAATTTTGTTCGGCTGGCACATTATCCGCAGGATCCGGAAATTTATAGGGCTTGTGATGAATTGGGTTTGCTGGTTTGGGATGAAGTACCTTGGTGTCGAGGTGGTATAGGAGATGAAGCTTGGCAAAAACAGACCATGACAATGCTCGAAGAAATGATTGACCAGAACTATAATCATCCATCCATTGTGATTTGGTCTTTGGGTAATGAAGTGTATTGGTTGCCAGATTATGAAAACGGAAATGACCCTGAGAAAATCAATGTATTTCTAAAGCAGCTGCATGGTCGGGCAAAGGCACTGGATCCTAATCGATTGACCGCCATTCGTAAATATCCGCACGGCAGTGAGATTGTCGATGTATATTCACCTTCCATTTGGGCTGGTTGGTATTCAGGGGTTTACAAGACATATGCCAAGGCAATCACTGAATCTCAGCAGAAGTATGCCCGATTTGTTCATGCAGAATATGGCGCAGCCAGTCATACAGGTAGACATGATGAATCTCCCATTACAGGAGAGGGTTTAATCAAGACGGATGGTTGGAATGAACATGAGAATCAGGCAATTGTTACCAATATTGCCAAGGTGGGAGACTGGAGTGAAAACTATGCAGTTGACTTGTTTGATTGGCATTTACACGTCAGTGAAAACCAGCCTGATTTTACAGGAAATATCCAATGGGCATTCAAGGATTTTGGTACACCTTTACGTCCGGAAAATGCGATTCCTTATGTCAATCAGAAGGGGATTGTAGACCGTGAAGGCAATCCAAAAGATGTTTATTATGTATTCAAAAGCTATTGGAATACAGATGATCCGTTTTGCTATATAGAGTCAAAAACATGGACGGAAAGGATAGGGGAGAAGGGTGAAAAGAAAATGGTTTGTGTCTACAGCAATGCATCAGAAGTGGAGCTATTGCTGAATGGAAAGTCAATGGGAAGAAAGAAGAGAGACAATACTCAATTTCCTGCTCAGGGACTATCATGGGAAGTGACTTTTTCTGAAGGTAAAAATAAACTGGAAGCGAAAGGTTTTAGTAAAGGAGATCAAGTAGCATCAGATAAGCATCAGCTTCAGTACTTTACCTCCAAGTTTGGTGGTGTAGAAAGGATCAAGTTGGAAAAAATGCCCATGGAAAATGGGCACATCCGTATGGTGGCTACGGCTGTAGACAAAGAGGGAAGACGTTGCCTTGATTATGAGAAGAAGGTGTATTTTTCATTGAATGGTGGTGGGAAACTGGTCAAGGATTTTGGAGTGGCAGGGAAGTCTCAGGTTATTGAAATGGCAAATGGCAGGGCATGGATTGAGCTAATTCCTGAAGCAGGAAAAACGGCTGTAATAGAAGTAAGAAACCAGGATTTCAAAGGGACTTTTTTAACCTTTAAGACAACAAGTGAAATCGTAAAATAA
- a CDS encoding SDR family oxidoreductase: MNLFDITGKVIVITGGGGALGGGIAKSLLQAGARVVILSRRQSTVDNALAEMSSFGEHVLGIACDVLDESSLKNARDQVKAKWEKIDVLINAAGGNMPGATIGLDQTIFDLKLDDFRAVTDLNLTGTVLPSMVFGKEMADSGKGVIINFSSMAAQQAITRVVGYSAAKASIDNFTKWMAVEMATKFGEGIRVNAVAPGFFIGEQNRRLLTNEDGTLTDRGKTIIANTPMKRFGEAEELCGTVHWLCSEASKFVTGIVVPVDGGFSAFSGV, translated from the coding sequence ATGAACCTATTTGATATAACAGGAAAAGTAATCGTCATCACTGGTGGAGGTGGCGCATTAGGAGGGGGGATTGCCAAGAGCTTGCTTCAGGCTGGAGCACGTGTGGTGATCTTAAGCAGAAGGCAATCAACAGTAGATAACGCTCTTGCTGAAATGAGCAGTTTTGGAGAACATGTCTTGGGAATTGCTTGTGATGTTTTGGACGAATCATCTCTGAAAAATGCCCGTGATCAGGTGAAGGCAAAATGGGAAAAAATAGATGTACTGATCAATGCGGCAGGAGGAAATATGCCAGGCGCTACAATCGGATTAGACCAGACGATCTTTGATCTTAAGTTGGATGATTTCAGGGCAGTGACGGACCTGAACCTGACAGGAACAGTATTGCCATCCATGGTTTTTGGGAAAGAAATGGCAGATTCTGGAAAAGGTGTAATCATTAACTTTTCATCGATGGCGGCACAGCAGGCTATCACAAGGGTAGTGGGTTATTCGGCAGCAAAGGCAAGTATTGACAACTTTACCAAATGGATGGCGGTAGAAATGGCTACAAAATTTGGAGAAGGTATAAGGGTCAATGCCGTGGCGCCAGGTTTCTTTATCGGTGAGCAAAACCGCAGACTTTTGACCAACGAGGATGGAACACTGACTGACAGAGGAAAAACCATCATTGCAAATACACCCATGAAAAGGTTCGGTGAAGCAGAAGAACTCTGTGGTACAGTACATTGGCTCTGTTCGGAAGCATCCAAATTTGTAACGGGTATTGTAGTGCCAGTTGATGGAGGATTCAGTGCATTCAGTGGTGTTTAG
- the uxuA gene encoding mannonate dehydratase: protein MALEKTWRWYGPADSVSLADIRQVGATGIVTALHHIANGEIWTTSEIEKRKVEIEQAGLKWSVVESIPVHEDIKLGNPERDKYIQHYCQSLKNLAQSGIRTVCYNFMPVLDWTRTNLAFELPNGVKALRFDMTDLIVFDVLILKRPNAEKDYKAEQVAKAVLRFEKMSASETETLINAIIAGLPGAEEGYTLAAFQQRLDDYHKIGIQQMRENLQYFLERILPTAESCGLKMVIHPDDPPFQIFGLPRIISTAQDLRWLFDVVPSSSNGLTFCTGSFGVREDNDLVSMVKEFAERIHFTHLRSTQRESDGSFYEANHLEGNVPMTEIMMLLLEEQYRRKSEGLNFSEMPMRPDHGHQMLDDLNRKMNPGYSCIGRMKGLAELTGLEMALEAILKRELALL from the coding sequence ATGGCTCTTGAAAAAACATGGCGTTGGTATGGTCCCGCTGACTCGGTTTCTTTGGCAGATATCCGTCAGGTTGGTGCTACAGGAATAGTGACTGCTTTGCACCATATTGCAAATGGAGAAATATGGACTACATCGGAAATTGAAAAGCGGAAGGTAGAAATTGAGCAAGCAGGACTCAAATGGTCAGTGGTGGAAAGTATACCAGTACATGAGGATATCAAATTGGGTAATCCTGAAAGGGATAAATACATCCAGCATTATTGTCAATCCTTAAAAAACCTTGCCCAATCTGGTATACGGACAGTGTGTTATAATTTTATGCCGGTATTGGATTGGACCCGAACCAATTTAGCTTTTGAATTACCGAATGGTGTCAAGGCACTTCGTTTTGATATGACGGATTTGATCGTCTTCGATGTGTTGATCCTGAAACGTCCGAATGCAGAAAAGGATTACAAAGCAGAGCAAGTAGCAAAGGCAGTACTTCGGTTTGAAAAGATGTCGGCTTCGGAAACAGAAACTTTGATAAATGCAATTATAGCAGGACTTCCAGGTGCTGAAGAAGGATATACGTTAGCGGCATTTCAACAAAGGTTGGATGACTATCATAAAATAGGTATTCAACAAATGCGTGAAAACCTTCAGTATTTTCTCGAAAGAATATTGCCGACAGCAGAATCGTGTGGTCTTAAAATGGTAATTCATCCTGATGACCCGCCGTTTCAAATTTTTGGGTTGCCTAGAATTATTAGTACAGCTCAAGACTTGAGATGGTTATTTGATGTGGTGCCGTCGTCAAGTAATGGACTGACATTCTGTACAGGTTCCTTCGGGGTGAGAGAAGATAATGATTTGGTAAGCATGGTAAAGGAGTTTGCTGAGCGTATACATTTTACACATCTGCGAAGTACTCAAAGAGAATCGGATGGTAGTTTTTATGAGGCAAACCATTTGGAAGGAAATGTACCAATGACTGAAATAATGATGCTATTGTTGGAAGAGCAATATAGGCGTAAATCGGAAGGTTTAAATTTTTCAGAAATGCCTATGCGCCCAGATCATGGTCACCAAATGTTAGATGACTTAAATAGGAAGATGAATCCGGGATATTCGTGTATTGGTAGAATGAAAGGTTTAGCAGAGCTGACAGGATTGGAAATGGCTTTGGAGGCTATATTAAAAAGAGAGTTAGCACTTCTATAA
- a CDS encoding agmatine deiminase family protein produces the protein MIIDHETNLVYFSQMLKTNPYYGETCSQILRILKKHGIAYQFLHKTKDIWTRDYMPVQISDNRFVQFQYILDYLKNNPELRSEPQVVCNANKIKPIYSNIVLDGGNIIKWKDKVIVTDKVYLDNPQYKSAHQLIDGLETILEAEVIIIPRIKAEFTGHADGLVRFLDSQTITGNDLSFEYKYWREGMEKVLKQYHIEYINMPTFEYKDKKYPDTAIGCYTNYLEVKNVIIFPVFETKHNKDQQAIDLITDIYPNKIIEPININPVANQGGLMNCISWNISI, from the coding sequence ATGATCATCGACCATGAAACCAATCTTGTCTATTTTTCTCAAATGCTAAAAACAAATCCTTACTATGGAGAAACTTGCTCACAGATTTTGAGAATTCTAAAAAAGCATGGAATTGCCTATCAATTTCTTCACAAGACTAAAGACATTTGGACCCGAGACTATATGCCTGTTCAAATTTCAGATAATAGGTTCGTTCAATTCCAGTATATACTTGATTACCTCAAAAATAATCCCGAATTGAGATCTGAACCACAAGTGGTATGCAATGCCAATAAGATCAAGCCTATATATTCGAATATTGTCTTGGATGGTGGGAATATTATAAAATGGAAAGATAAAGTAATCGTAACAGATAAGGTATATCTGGATAACCCACAATACAAAAGTGCTCATCAACTTATAGATGGACTTGAAACAATATTAGAAGCTGAAGTAATTATTATTCCTAGAATTAAAGCTGAGTTTACTGGACATGCTGACGGACTTGTCCGTTTTCTTGACAGCCAGACAATTACAGGGAATGACTTAAGTTTTGAGTACAAATATTGGAGAGAAGGCATGGAAAAGGTGTTGAAACAATATCATATTGAGTATATCAATATGCCTACTTTTGAATATAAAGACAAAAAATATCCTGACACAGCCATTGGTTGTTATACAAATTATCTTGAAGTAAAAAATGTCATTATCTTTCCTGTATTCGAGACTAAACACAATAAAGACCAACAGGCTATAGACTTGATTACTGACATCTATCCTAATAAAATTATTGAACCAATCAACATCAACCCAGTTGCCAATCAAGGAGGATTGATGAATTGTATTTCATGGAATATCAGCATATAA
- a CDS encoding cellulose binding domain-containing protein, with protein MRSWSITILILLMAGTQYLYAQVADLQAALDNAQPGDVIEFTGTHAGPILTKVHGTASQPITIRGIGTATILGSTTSSGYGLEVSHNYYRFENFTIRNFKKGIYIFDADHGIAKNIVIEDIGQEAYKVKRYSNYWLFEACIARNTGLSGNYGEGFYIGDADNNWESSTSPDTSGYVTLLNCIAEDTGNDGFDVKEGAHHVKMINTIARFPNRQPTLGASVGDSGYYLRGNNIQIINGKVQDLTNGTSAGFKIYQETSATDGNTYGDDVELKGIEGNNLTGYLLHLHKSSMNIPLYPDYIMTNVAGGLYKSSVVADPTPLSSFTEMTWSGEGGDTYAGTGGSGGNSQPTVSITAPQSGVSFTEGDNITITATASDSDGSIQQVAFYNNGNLLGTDTTSPYTYTISNASQGGYALSITATDDDNATATASVNISVIGSGGSGGDLEVAYEEGDGGSASNNSIKPYLNIVNNGTSSVPLSELTVRYWFTNDNPAPLNFVCDYAKIGKSHISGSFASVNRAGATNYLELSFSSSAGSISAGGETDIIKARVHKTDWSNFDETDDYSYDASKTSFTTFDKVTLYRNGALVWGVEPSSGARLAFQNTKKLIKVYPNPSIGQINVMLSKADVRRTVALLTLEGKQVFSKKIETETESISIPTEELTKGIYLLWVDDGSEVFQQKVLIQ; from the coding sequence ATGAGATCATGGTCAATCACCATTCTAATCCTGCTTATGGCAGGAACTCAGTACCTCTATGCTCAGGTCGCTGATCTTCAAGCTGCTTTGGACAATGCACAGCCCGGAGATGTGATCGAGTTTACAGGTACTCATGCAGGACCAATCCTGACCAAGGTACATGGAACAGCATCCCAACCCATCACAATCAGGGGGATAGGAACAGCCACCATTTTGGGAAGCACTACCTCGTCAGGGTATGGGCTTGAGGTATCGCATAACTATTACCGATTTGAGAATTTCACCATCAGGAATTTCAAGAAAGGGATCTACATTTTTGATGCGGATCACGGGATTGCCAAAAACATTGTCATAGAAGATATCGGGCAGGAGGCATATAAGGTGAAGCGATACAGCAACTACTGGTTGTTTGAAGCTTGTATCGCACGCAATACTGGTTTAAGTGGCAATTATGGAGAAGGGTTTTACATTGGGGATGCAGACAATAACTGGGAGAGCAGTACTTCTCCTGATACTTCAGGATATGTAACACTGCTAAACTGTATCGCTGAGGACACAGGTAATGATGGATTTGATGTAAAGGAAGGAGCCCATCATGTCAAGATGATCAATACAATTGCCAGATTTCCGAACAGGCAGCCTACATTGGGAGCATCGGTTGGGGATTCGGGTTATTACCTCAGGGGAAATAACATACAGATCATCAACGGAAAAGTGCAGGACCTGACCAATGGTACCAGTGCAGGGTTTAAGATCTATCAGGAAACCAGTGCCACTGATGGGAATACCTATGGGGATGATGTGGAACTGAAAGGCATTGAAGGGAATAACCTGACAGGTTACCTGTTGCACCTGCATAAGTCATCCATGAACATACCATTATATCCGGATTATATTATGACCAATGTGGCAGGGGGGCTTTACAAGTCTTCAGTTGTAGCTGATCCTACACCACTTTCATCTTTCACAGAGATGACATGGAGTGGTGAAGGCGGAGATACTTATGCTGGCACTGGCGGATCAGGGGGAAACAGCCAGCCAACAGTATCGATTACCGCTCCTCAGAGTGGAGTATCGTTTACAGAAGGTGATAATATCACCATCACAGCCACAGCTTCTGACAGCGATGGGAGTATACAGCAAGTTGCATTCTATAATAATGGAAACCTGTTGGGCACCGATACAACTTCACCCTATACCTATACGATCAGCAATGCATCGCAAGGTGGATATGCACTTTCTATAACAGCAACTGATGATGATAATGCGACAGCGACAGCATCAGTTAATATATCTGTCATCGGTTCAGGAGGAAGTGGTGGTGATCTGGAAGTAGCATATGAGGAAGGGGATGGAGGGAGTGCAAGCAATAACTCTATCAAGCCCTACCTGAATATTGTCAATAATGGAACTTCTTCTGTTCCACTGAGTGAGTTGACGGTTCGCTATTGGTTTACCAACGACAATCCAGCTCCTTTAAATTTTGTTTGTGACTATGCAAAAATTGGAAAAAGCCATATCAGTGGAAGTTTTGCATCAGTAAATAGGGCAGGGGCAACCAACTATTTGGAACTTTCATTTTCTTCATCTGCTGGAAGCATCAGTGCTGGAGGTGAAACTGATATTATCAAAGCACGAGTCCACAAGACAGATTGGAGCAATTTTGATGAAACAGATGACTATTCCTACGATGCCTCTAAAACATCTTTTACAACCTTTGATAAGGTAACACTTTATAGAAATGGCGCATTAGTTTGGGGAGTAGAACCATCTTCTGGAGCTAGGTTAGCCTTTCAAAATACAAAAAAATTGATCAAGGTATATCCAAACCCTTCAATAGGTCAAATAAATGTTATGTTAAGTAAAGCAGACGTGAGAAGAACTGTTGCTTTATTGACTTTGGAAGGTAAACAGGTATTCAGCAAAAAAATAGAGACTGAAACGGAAAGTATAAGTATTCCAACTGAGGAACTGACTAAAGGAATTTACTTGTTGTGGGTGGATGATGGCAGCGAAGTTTTTCAGCAAAAAGTACTGATTCAATAA